A region from the Cervus elaphus chromosome 10, mCerEla1.1, whole genome shotgun sequence genome encodes:
- the CCL24 gene encoding C-C motif chemokine 24, translating to MAGPVTMATSLLLLALCITPADSVTLPSSCCITFISKKIPESRVISYQLTNGSVCPQAGVIFTTRKGQKFCGNPKLPWVQKYVKNLDAKQKKASTRTRAMNTTALFWRHLANSTFI from the exons ATGGCAGGGCCCGTGACCATGGCAACCAGCCTCCTGCTCTTGGCCCTGTGCATCACCCCTGCAG ACTCTGTGACACTCCCCTCTTCCTGCTGCATTACCTTCATTTCCAAGAAAATTCCCGAGAGCCGAGTGATAAGCTACCAGCTGACCAACGGGAGCGTCTGCCCCCAGGCAGGAGTGAT CTTCACCACCCGGAAGGGCCAGAAGTTCTGTGGCAACCCCAAGTTGCCGTGGGTCCAGAAGTATGTGAAGAACTTGGATGCCAAGCAGAAGAAAGCCTCCACTAGGACCAGGGCGATGAACACTACAGCCCTCTTCTGGAGACATCTAGCCAACAGCACCTTCATCTAa